In Nitrobacteraceae bacterium AZCC 1564, the following proteins share a genomic window:
- a CDS encoding outer membrane autotransporter protein (product_source=TIGR01414; cog=COG4625; pfam=PF03797,PF12951; smart=SM00869; superfamily=103515,69349; tigrfam=TIGR01414,TIGR02601), with translation MAAVPAYAANINVANEMQLRNAISVAQNGDTISLTANITLTSNLPQVQRNVTISGNDFTLSGNNQYRGLFVQSGAVSIFNLKIANCVAQGGNGGSGWYGSSNVSGSGAGGGGAAGLGGALFIGSSANVTVFNVYLQNNQARGGDGGGLFQPSGLQGRTSGGGGGMFGNGGNGGSILDGNAGAGGGGTGGGGAGGFGGGGGGAAWTRAGDGGFGGGGGGAGSEFSTIGSRGTPGNGGFGGGNGSNDGRGGGGAGMGGAIFVQQGGTLSIKQTGFNISGNTVAGGSGGQNGQAYGSGIFLQGNGSLSFDSPDTQTISDAIADQTGVAKSGGSWSLVKNGAGTLILTGANAYSGGTIVNGGILQGNTVGLQGNITNNASVVFDQTDNGTYAGNISGTGSLIKSGSGDVTLSGTNTYSGGTTVNGGALLFLSDANLGASGAGITLNNGTIGTVNGSTVNQTVNRPVTITNNGGFQVGAINGNPGVLTWGGVISGAGTLVKSGSGDLILSGINTYSGGTTVTGGVVRFTTDANLGAAGAGITLNGGSVASTDATAANTTIGRNITLAGTGGIGVGLHPLIWSGNISGAGQFIKSGNGELWLQGTNTYSGGTLVQRGTLRIDSDDKLGAAGKGVTLDNNAALRASATFTTSRNVFLTGVGGVFIVDPTQALTLSGIVSGANITKIGAGTLILTGANTYAGNIQNNGGTVQGNTTSLRGNIVFDSNADNPIARSVTFDQAAAGTFAGNITGLGSLSKIGAGTLTLSGNNNYSGGTTVSAGTLQGTSNSLKGNILNNAALIFDQNFDGIYADVVSGAGTFTKNGTGKLTISGIQTYTGATNINAGNLNVNGSLKSSSVVNVNKGGTLSGNGTFGNVNVNGGTVSPGNSIGTLHIDGNYNMGPDSKYYAELNGTTSDRIEVTGTANIQSSMFEIAHDTNTASAPVLPGKTYTLLTTGGGLTVTAPTLATADFPFLAFTLSTDGFNGYLSTARSATGFADLASTPNEKAVAGALDTAATSNPVWQQVVGASDAQARAAFTSLSNAAIHANAAGVLSEQSQYLRDAVTGRLRQDFAYGTPLAQGGNALSYAEETPRNAYAALPFTKAPPALQPAQVYAVWAQALGSLGTLKGDGNAAKTDHTLGGVISGIDVTFNGLWRVGLAGGYSHSSFKSPDIAASGSSDSYHIAAYGGGQFGAWGLRGGASFSWNDLLTSRQVVVVNLVDTQRGDYGLKTTQMFGEVGHTYAFNGAALEPFLNIAYVRVDGGINELGLAAVTGSTVLDTTYSTLGLRGATALTQTLTARGTLGWRHAFGDVTPLATLAFQSGSPFTLAGSPIARDALIAEAGLDYAVAPNAFLGVSWSGQFADQSHTNAIKGNFSWRF, from the coding sequence TTGGCAGCGGTGCCGGCCTATGCCGCCAACATCAACGTCGCCAACGAAATGCAACTTCGGAATGCCATCAGCGTCGCTCAAAACGGCGACACCATCAGTTTGACCGCGAACATCACCTTGACCTCCAACCTGCCACAGGTGCAGCGCAACGTGACCATCAGCGGCAATGATTTCACGCTCTCCGGCAATAACCAGTATCGCGGCCTGTTCGTGCAGTCGGGCGCCGTCTCGATCTTCAATCTCAAGATCGCCAATTGCGTAGCCCAGGGCGGCAATGGCGGGAGCGGGTGGTACGGGAGTAGCAACGTCAGCGGCAGCGGCGCCGGTGGCGGCGGCGCTGCCGGACTGGGTGGTGCATTGTTCATCGGGAGCTCCGCCAATGTGACGGTGTTTAACGTCTACCTGCAAAACAACCAAGCGCGTGGCGGCGATGGCGGCGGGCTGTTCCAACCTAGTGGACTCCAAGGCCGGACCAGCGGTGGTGGCGGCGGCATGTTCGGCAACGGAGGAAACGGCGGCTCAATTCTTGATGGTAACGCGGGTGCAGGAGGTGGAGGCACTGGCGGTGGAGGCGCTGGTGGCTTCGGCGGTGGCGGCGGTGGCGCCGCATGGACACGAGCTGGGGACGGCGGGTTCGGCGGCGGCGGCGGGGGCGCTGGCAGCGAATTCTCCACCATCGGATCACGCGGCACGCCGGGGAATGGTGGCTTTGGCGGCGGCAATGGCTCCAACGATGGGCGCGGGGGTGGCGGCGCCGGCATGGGCGGCGCGATCTTCGTCCAGCAGGGTGGCACCCTCAGCATAAAGCAGACCGGCTTCAACATTTCCGGAAATACCGTTGCCGGTGGCAGCGGTGGTCAGAATGGCCAGGCCTACGGATCGGGCATCTTCCTTCAGGGCAACGGATCGCTCAGCTTCGACTCCCCGGACACGCAGACGATCAGCGACGCCATAGCCGATCAAACCGGCGTAGCGAAGAGCGGAGGCAGTTGGTCTCTGGTCAAGAACGGTGCCGGCACACTTATTCTCACGGGTGCAAATGCCTATTCGGGGGGGACCATCGTTAACGGCGGTATCCTGCAGGGAAATACCGTGGGCCTGCAAGGTAACATCACCAACAATGCCTCCGTCGTCTTTGATCAGACGGACAACGGCACTTATGCCGGCAACATCTCAGGCACCGGCTCTCTTATCAAATCCGGCAGCGGCGATGTCACGCTTTCAGGCACCAACACTTACTCCGGGGGCACGACGGTCAACGGCGGAGCGCTCCTGTTCCTCTCCGATGCCAACCTCGGCGCTTCGGGCGCCGGCATCACTCTGAACAACGGCACGATCGGGACAGTGAATGGGAGCACCGTCAACCAAACGGTCAACCGCCCCGTCACGATCACAAACAACGGCGGCTTTCAGGTTGGCGCGATCAACGGCAACCCAGGTGTGCTGACCTGGGGCGGCGTGATCAGCGGTGCAGGCACCCTTGTCAAATCCGGCAGTGGCGACCTTATCCTGTCCGGGATCAATACCTACTCGGGTGGCACGACGGTCACCGGCGGCGTGGTACGTTTCACCACCGACGCCAACCTCGGCGCAGCCGGCGCCGGGATCACGTTGAACGGCGGTTCGGTCGCAAGCACTGACGCCACCGCGGCCAACACGACCATCGGTCGCAACATTACCCTCGCCGGCACCGGCGGCATCGGTGTCGGACTGCACCCGCTCATCTGGAGCGGCAACATCAGCGGCGCAGGTCAGTTCATCAAGAGTGGCAATGGCGAGCTCTGGCTCCAGGGCACGAACACCTACAGCGGTGGGACGCTGGTTCAGCGAGGAACTCTGCGTATCGACTCCGATGACAAGCTCGGCGCGGCCGGCAAAGGCGTCACCCTGGACAACAATGCCGCCCTCCGCGCCTCCGCAACTTTCACAACCTCTCGCAACGTCTTTCTGACCGGCGTCGGCGGTGTCTTCATCGTCGACCCCACCCAGGCGTTGACCCTGAGCGGTATCGTCAGTGGCGCGAATATCACCAAAATCGGTGCCGGCACGCTCATCCTCACCGGTGCCAATACTTACGCCGGCAACATCCAAAACAATGGCGGCACGGTACAGGGTAACACCACGAGCCTGCGCGGCAATATCGTCTTCGACAGCAATGCCGACAACCCGATCGCCAGGTCGGTCACCTTCGACCAGGCCGCTGCCGGCACATTCGCCGGCAACATCACTGGCCTAGGCAGCCTGAGCAAGATCGGCGCCGGCACTCTGACTCTCTCCGGCAACAACAACTATAGCGGCGGCACCACTGTCTCGGCCGGCACACTGCAAGGCACCTCGAACAGTCTTAAGGGCAATATCCTGAACAACGCTGCCCTGATTTTCGATCAGAACTTCGATGGCATCTATGCCGATGTCGTCTCGGGTGCCGGCACCTTCACCAAGAACGGGACCGGCAAGCTGACGATCTCCGGTATCCAGACTTACACCGGCGCGACAAATATCAACGCCGGCAATCTGAACGTGAACGGCTCGCTGAAAAGCTCATCAGTCGTCAATGTCAACAAAGGCGGCACGCTGTCCGGCAACGGCACCTTCGGCAACGTCAATGTCAATGGCGGCACCGTCTCGCCAGGTAATTCGATCGGCACCCTCCATATCGATGGCAATTACAATATGGGCCCCGATTCAAAATATTATGCGGAGCTCAACGGCACCACCAGCGACCGCATCGAAGTGACCGGCACTGCCAACATCCAAAGCTCGATGTTCGAGATCGCCCACGACACCAACACCGCATCGGCGCCGGTGCTGCCGGGCAAGACCTACACCCTGCTCACCACCGGCGGCGGCTTGACGGTGACCGCGCCGACGCTGGCCACCGCCGACTTCCCGTTCCTCGCCTTTACTCTCAGCACCGACGGCTTCAACGGCTACCTCTCCACCGCGCGCAGTGCGACCGGCTTCGCCGATCTCGCATCGACCCCCAACGAGAAGGCGGTGGCCGGTGCGCTGGACACCGCAGCGACCAGCAATCCGGTGTGGCAGCAGGTGGTGGGTGCCAGCGACGCCCAGGCGCGTGCGGCCTTCACCAGCCTCAGCAACGCCGCGATCCATGCCAATGCGGCGGGCGTATTGTCGGAGCAGTCGCAATATCTGCGCGACGCCGTGACCGGCCGGCTGCGGCAGGACTTCGCCTACGGCACGCCGTTGGCGCAAGGAGGCAACGCGCTGTCCTATGCCGAGGAGACCCCGCGCAACGCCTATGCCGCGCTACCGTTCACCAAGGCGCCACCGGCCCTTCAGCCAGCGCAAGTCTATGCGGTGTGGGCGCAAGCGCTGGGCAGCCTCGGCACGCTGAAGGGTGACGGCAACGCCGCAAAGACCGATCACACCCTCGGCGGCGTGATCTCCGGCATCGATGTCACCTTCAACGGCCTCTGGCGTGTGGGTCTTGCGGGCGGCTACAGCCACTCCAGCTTCAAGTCCCCCGACATCGCCGCGTCCGGCTCGAGCGACAGCTACCACATCGCCGCTTACGGCGGCGGACAGTTCGGCGCTTGGGGCCTGCGCGGCGGCGCCAGCTTCTCGTGGAACGACCTCCTCACCTCGCGACAGGTCGTCGTGGTCAATCTCGTCGATACCCAACGCGGCGACTACGGTTTGAAGACGACGCAGATGTTCGGCGAGGTTGGCCACACCTACGCCTTCAACGGCGCTGCGCTGGAGCCTTTCCTCAACATTGCTTACGTGCGGGTTGATGGTGGCATCAACGAACTCGGCCTCGCCGCCGTGACTGGATCGACGGTGCTCGACACCACCTACTCAACGCTCGGTCTGCGCGGCGCGACAGCGCTGACACAGACCCTGACAGCGCGCGGGACGTTGGGCTGGCGGCATGCGTTTGGTGACGTCACGCCGCTCGCGACGCTGGCGTTCCAATCCGGATCGCCCTTCACCCTGGCTGGCTCGCCGATTGCCCGCGATGCTCTGATTGCCGAAGCAGGGCTCGACTATGCCGTCGCACCCAATGCCTTCCTCGGCGTCTCCTGGAGCGGCCAATTCGCCGACCAAAGCCACACCAACGCC
- a CDS encoding outer membrane autotransporter protein (product_source=TIGR01414; cog=COG4625; pfam=PF02415,PF03797; smart=SM00869; superfamily=103515,51126; tigrfam=TIGR01376,TIGR01414; transmembrane_helix_parts=Inside_1_37,TMhelix_38_60,Outside_61_1566), giving the protein MKTEQTRNVHALRLCGRNEAAQTAAFPRHDRPHRCSGLLRHALLCSTALVGLLVVLPVATPARAQAYNVGDGQSFSGAGVPASPNGGDTINLQGATATGDVAMTLPTGAAPGSADLTINGASGGSTVTIGGISTSLFTAASTVILNLAGGPITFTGANVSGDGGVLNGLTGVTQVNGDVSMSNNTAGGYGGAIAAENGSVSLATTQGNVTLTNNTATWGGAIDAIDVTIGNANGTITLTGNKATAGSGGAIDAFDGVVTLVANTTAGITLSNNSAADGGGAIYGHDGIRITGALTANNNTANGSGGAISTDGNVLINGNTTLTQNTAGAFGGAIHAGGGNGTATIAGSLNASGNTANNGGAIYADGGISITGAVTANNNTAINGDGGGLNGLTGVTQDGGDVNMSNNTAGQYGGAIAAEDGNISLATTRGNVTMTNNTATWGGAIDTNNNVNIGNANGTITLTGNKATIGSGGAIDATDGIAMLVANATAGITLTNNSATDGGGAIYAGTGVHITGALTANSNTAITGSGGAINTEGNVLINGNTTLNHNTAAGFGGAIHAGGGNGTVTIAGSLKASGNAAGNGGAIASDRGISITDNLTANGNTGSRGGALFVGNGNVSLAATSGKVTLENNTATVDGGAIYANGDVTIGSASNAAVVRLKNNNATFNGGAIYGLNSIRITGALTADSNTATNGSGGAINTEANVLINGNTTLNHNTAAGFGGAIHAGGGNGTVTIVGSLNASANTAGNGGAIASDRGISITDNLTANGNTASQGGALFVGNGDVSVATTSGNVTLENNSATINGGAIYANGNVSIGSTLNNAGTLTLTGNTAGTDGGAIFALGGVTLFGTDISSNTATNGNGGAVYAASDFTLTSTTTDTVTGNKAGQQGGAIWAGGNVTLNATGGNITFSGNTQGTAGTSQANAIYLDNGGGGHTLTLNTAGNAMAFYDPIQNSAVNGLLTVTATGGGSMIFDGSHYNTQTDRWSQVYGATTVESGTTFTVRHNAVYGVLAGDLGQATPTSFVVNNGTLGVEAGSEVRADTIAVNAGGMLTGDGTVTGNTTINAGTVSPGNSVGTLHINGDLTMGTGSTYHVQLNGTTSDRIAVTGNANIQSSIFEIAHDTNTASAPVLPGKTYTVLTTGGGLTVTSPTLATADFPFLGFTLSTDAFNGYLTTARNAIGFADLASTPNEKAVAGALDTMAASNPLWQQVVGASASQARAAFTSLSNAAIHANAAGVLSEQSQYLRDAVTGRLRQDFAYGTPLAQGGNALSYAEETPRNAYAALPFTKAPPALQPAQVYAVWAQALGSLGTLQGDGNAAKTDHNLGGVISGIDITFNGIWRVGLAGGYSHSSFKSPDIAASGSSDSYHIAAYGGGQFGAWGLRGGASFSWNDVLTSRQIAVVNIIDTQRGDDGLKTTQVFGEVGHTYAFNGAALEPFANIAYVRVDGGINELGLAAVTGSTVLDTTYTTLGLRGATALTQTLTARGTLGWRHAFGDVTPLATLAFQSGSPFTLAGSPIARDALVTEAGLDLAVAPNAFLGVSWSGQFADQSHTNALKGNFSWRF; this is encoded by the coding sequence ATGAAGACTGAACAGACCAGAAACGTCCATGCCCTCCGCCTTTGCGGGCGTAATGAAGCCGCGCAAACGGCAGCTTTTCCCCGCCACGATCGGCCGCATCGTTGCTCTGGCCTTCTCAGACACGCGCTGCTCTGCTCGACAGCTTTGGTCGGGCTCCTTGTCGTCCTGCCGGTCGCGACCCCGGCGCGGGCGCAGGCATATAACGTGGGTGACGGTCAGAGCTTTTCCGGCGCCGGTGTTCCTGCATCCCCCAACGGCGGCGACACCATAAACCTCCAAGGGGCCACCGCCACGGGCGACGTCGCGATGACCCTTCCCACGGGGGCGGCACCGGGGTCGGCCGATCTCACCATCAATGGCGCTTCGGGCGGGAGCACGGTCACGATCGGCGGCATTTCGACATCGCTGTTCACTGCCGCCAGTACCGTCATCCTGAACCTCGCCGGGGGACCAATCACCTTCACAGGGGCGAATGTCAGTGGCGACGGAGGTGTACTGAATGGATTGACTGGCGTCACGCAAGTTAACGGCGATGTCAGCATGAGCAACAACACCGCGGGTGGCTATGGCGGCGCGATTGCCGCCGAAAATGGCAGCGTCAGTCTTGCCACCACGCAGGGTAACGTCACCTTGACGAACAACACCGCGACTTGGGGCGGCGCGATTGATGCAATTGACGTCACCATCGGCAACGCGAACGGCACCATCACCCTGACCGGCAACAAGGCAACGGCTGGCAGCGGCGGTGCGATCGATGCGTTTGACGGCGTTGTCACGCTCGTCGCCAACACGACGGCCGGCATCACACTTTCTAACAATAGTGCCGCCGATGGCGGCGGCGCAATTTACGGACACGACGGGATCCGCATTACCGGCGCATTGACGGCGAACAACAACACCGCCAATGGCAGCGGCGGCGCGATCAGCACGGACGGCAATGTCCTCATCAATGGCAACACAACGCTAACCCAGAACACCGCCGGTGCTTTTGGCGGCGCCATCCACGCAGGCGGCGGCAATGGCACCGCCACGATCGCCGGCTCGCTGAACGCGAGCGGTAACACTGCCAACAACGGCGGCGCAATTTACGCGGACGGCGGTATCAGCATCACCGGCGCGGTGACGGCAAACAACAACACCGCCATCAACGGCGACGGCGGCGGATTGAATGGGTTGACTGGCGTCACGCAGGACGGCGGCGACGTCAACATGAGCAACAACACCGCGGGGCAATATGGCGGCGCGATTGCCGCCGAGGATGGCAACATCAGTCTCGCGACCACGCGCGGTAACGTCACGATGACGAACAACACCGCGACTTGGGGCGGCGCGATCGATACGAATAACAACGTCAATATCGGCAACGCGAACGGCACCATCACCCTGACCGGCAACAAGGCGACGATTGGCAGCGGTGGCGCGATCGATGCGACTGACGGCATTGCCATGCTCGTCGCCAACGCGACGGCCGGCATCACACTTACCAACAACAGCGCCACAGATGGCGGCGGCGCAATATACGCGGGGACAGGTGTCCACATCACCGGCGCGTTGACGGCGAACAGCAACACCGCCATCACCGGGAGCGGCGGCGCCATCAATACGGAAGGCAATGTCCTCATCAATGGCAACACCACGCTAAACCACAACACCGCCGCTGGTTTTGGCGGCGCCATCCACGCAGGCGGCGGCAATGGCACCGTCACGATCGCCGGCTCGCTGAAGGCGAGCGGTAACGCTGCGGGCAACGGCGGCGCGATCGCCTCGGACCGCGGTATCAGCATCACCGACAACCTGACTGCGAACGGCAACACCGGTTCACGTGGCGGCGCGCTGTTCGTCGGGAACGGCAACGTCAGCCTCGCAGCCACCTCGGGCAAAGTCACGCTGGAAAACAACACTGCGACGGTTGACGGTGGCGCGATCTATGCGAACGGCGACGTGACCATCGGCAGCGCCAGCAATGCCGCCGTCGTGAGGCTAAAGAACAACAACGCCACCTTTAACGGCGGCGCAATTTACGGACTCAACAGTATCCGCATCACCGGCGCGTTGACGGCGGACAGCAACACCGCGACGAATGGCAGCGGCGGCGCCATCAATACGGAAGCCAATGTCCTCATCAATGGCAACACCACGCTGAACCACAACACCGCCGCCGGTTTTGGTGGCGCCATCCACGCGGGCGGCGGCAATGGCACCGTCACGATCGTCGGCTCGCTGAACGCCAGCGCTAACACTGCCGGCAACGGCGGCGCGATCGCCTCGGACCGCGGGATCAGCATCACCGACAACCTGACCGCGAACGGCAACACCGCTTCGCAAGGCGGCGCGCTGTTCGTCGGCAATGGCGACGTCAGCGTCGCGACCACCTCGGGCAATGTCACGCTGGAAAACAACAGTGCGACCATCAATGGTGGCGCGATCTATGCAAACGGCAACGTGAGTATCGGCAGCACTCTCAACAACGCCGGTACGCTGACCCTCACCGGCAATACCGCGGGCACCGACGGCGGTGCAATCTTTGCCCTGGGCGGCGTCACCCTGTTCGGCACGGACATCAGCAGCAATACGGCGACCAACGGCAACGGCGGCGCTGTCTATGCCGCGAGCGACTTCACCCTGACCAGCACCACGACCGATACCGTCACCGGCAACAAGGCCGGCCAGCAAGGCGGCGCGATCTGGGCTGGCGGCAATGTCACGCTGAATGCCACTGGCGGCAACATCACCTTCTCGGGCAATACCCAAGGCACAGCGGGAACGTCGCAGGCCAACGCTATCTACCTGGACAACGGAGGCGGCGGCCACACGCTGACCCTCAACACGGCCGGCAACGCCATGGCTTTTTACGACCCGATCCAGAACAGTGCCGTGAATGGCCTGCTTACGGTCACCGCGACGGGTGGCGGATCGATGATTTTCGATGGCTCGCACTACAACACTCAGACCGACCGCTGGTCGCAGGTCTATGGCGCAACGACAGTCGAGAGTGGCACGACTTTCACGGTGCGGCACAATGCAGTCTATGGCGTGTTGGCGGGGGATTTGGGTCAGGCCACGCCGACTTCTTTCGTGGTGAACAATGGCACGCTGGGCGTCGAGGCCGGGAGCGAGGTCCGGGCGGATACGATCGCCGTGAACGCGGGCGGCATGCTCACTGGCGACGGCACTGTGACCGGCAACACCACGATCAACGCCGGCACCGTCTCGCCGGGAAATTCCGTCGGGACTCTCCATATCAACGGCGATCTCACCATGGGGACTGGCTCGACCTATCATGTCCAGCTCAACGGCACGACCAGCGACCGCATCGCAGTAACCGGCAACGCGAACATCCAAAGTTCGATTTTCGAGATCGCGCATGACACCAACACCGCATCGGCGCCGGTGCTGCCGGGCAAGACCTACACGGTGCTCACGACCGGAGGCGGCTTGACGGTGACATCCCCCACCCTCGCGACCGCCGATTTCCCGTTCCTCGGCTTTACCTTGAGCACCGACGCCTTCAACGGCTACCTGACCACCGCGCGCAACGCGATCGGCTTCGCTGATCTCGCTTCAACGCCCAACGAGAAAGCCGTGGCCGGCGCGCTGGATACAATGGCGGCCAGCAATCCCTTGTGGCAGCAGGTTGTAGGCGCCAGCGCATCCCAAGCCCGCGCGGCCTTCACCAGCCTCAGCAACGCCGCGATCCACGCCAACGCGGCGGGCGTGTTGTCGGAGCAGTCGCAATATCTGCGCGATGCCGTCACCGGCCGGTTGCGGCAGGACTTCGCCTACGGCACGCCGTTGGCGCAAGGAGGCAACGCGCTGTCCTATGCCGAGGAGACCCCGCGCAACGCCTATGCCGCGCTACCGTTCACCAAGGCGCCACCGGCCCTTCAGCCAGCGCAAGTCTATGCGGTGTGGGCGCAAGCGCTGGGCAGCCTCGGCACGCTCCAGGGCGACGGCAATGCCGCCAAGACCGATCACAACCTCGGCGGCGTGATCTCCGGCATCGATATCACCTTCAACGGCATCTGGCGTGTGGGTCTTGCGGGCGGCTACAGCCACTCCAGCTTCAAGTCCCCCGACATCGCCGCGTCCGGCTCGAGCGACAGCTACCACATCGCCGCTTACGGCGGCGGACAGTTCGGCGCTTGGGGCCTGCGCGGCGGCGCCAGCTTCTCGTGGAACGACGTGCTCACCTCGCGACAGATTGCCGTGGTCAATATCATCGACACCCAACGCGGCGATGATGGCCTGAAGACGACACAGGTGTTCGGCGAGGTTGGCCACACCTATGCCTTCAACGGCGCTGCACTGGAGCCCTTCGCGAACATCGCTTACGTGCGCGTCGATGGCGGCATCAACGAACTCGGCCTCGCGGCGGTTACCGGATCGACGGTGCTCGATACCACCTACACCACACTTGGCCTGCGCGGCGCGACGGCGTTGACGCAGACCCTGACAGCACGCGGGACGCTGGGCTGGCGGCATGCGTTTGGTGACGTCACGCCGCTGGCGACGCTGGCGTTTCAATCCGGGTCGCCCTTCACGTTGGCCGGTTCGCCGATTGCACGTGATGCTCTCGTCACTGAGGCGGGGCTCGACTTAGCCGTCGCCCCCAATGCCTTCCTCGGCGTCTCCTGGAGCGGCCAGTTCGCCGATCAAAGCCACACCAACGCCCTCAAGGGCAACTTCAGCTGGCGGTTCTGA
- a CDS encoding adenosine/AMP kinase (product_source=COG1839; cath_funfam=3.40.1520.10; cog=COG1839; ko=KO:K09129; pfam=PF04008; superfamily=103165): MEFTVVPIVKPDAANFIFGQSHFIKTVEDLHEALVGAVPGIRFGLAFCEASGKRLVRWSGNDEAALTLARDNALAIGAGHTFLIFLGDGFFPVNVLAAVRAVPEVCCIYCATANPTQVIVAQTELGRGVLGVVDGASPLGAETDADIAWRKDLLRKIGYKL, translated from the coding sequence ATGGAGTTCACCGTGGTGCCCATCGTCAAGCCGGACGCTGCCAACTTCATCTTCGGCCAGTCGCATTTCATCAAAACCGTGGAAGACCTCCACGAGGCGTTGGTGGGAGCGGTTCCGGGCATCCGCTTCGGGCTGGCTTTCTGCGAGGCCTCCGGTAAGCGGCTGGTGCGCTGGTCGGGCAATGACGAAGCCGCCCTCACCCTTGCACGCGACAACGCATTGGCCATCGGCGCGGGCCACACTTTCCTGATCTTCCTCGGCGACGGGTTCTTTCCCGTGAACGTGCTGGCTGCGGTGCGCGCGGTACCAGAGGTCTGCTGCATCTATTGCGCGACGGCCAACCCGACACAGGTGATAGTCGCGCAAACGGAACTGGGCCGTGGTGTGCTCGGCGTGGTAGATGGCGCCTCGCCGCTGGGTGCCGAAACCGACGCCGATATTGCGTGGCGGAAAGACCTGCTGCGCAAGATCGGCTACAAGCTTTAG